From Xylanibacter oryzae DSM 17970, a single genomic window includes:
- the pheT gene encoding phenylalanine--tRNA ligase subunit beta, with product MNISYKWLKEYVDFDLTPQQVCNALTSTGLEVDALEEVQSIKGGLKGLYVGKVLTCDIHPNSDHLHVTTVDLGHENPSQIVCGAPNVAAGQKVIVADLGCILYDGDNEFVIKKSKLRGVDSFGMICAEDEIGVGNDHAGIIVLPENAVVGQTAAEYYHLESDWVIEIDITANRADALSHYGVARDLYAWLIQNGYKTSLHRPSCDAFKVDNNDMPIGVTIENNEACKRYACISITDCDVKESPKWLQDKLRVIGLRPINNIVDITNYIMMAYGQPMHCFDADMVKGNQIVVRTQPEGSKFVTLDGEEHTLGSHDLSICNAEEPMCIAGIFGGKGSGTYENTKNVVLESAYFHPTWIRKSARRHGLSTDASFRFERGIDPNGIIYALKQAAMLCKELAGGKVSMKIKDVYPEPLPNYSVDLKYDYINNLIGKDLSKDTIKSIVTSLEMKIISESETDMLLDVPAYRVDVQRPCDVVEDILRIYGYNNVEIPSQLKGCLVIKGEEDHKHKLENIVGEQLVGCGFNEILNNSLTKAEYYDGIDSYPAEACVKLMNPLSADLSVLRQTLLFGGLESIVRNANRKNANLRFFEFGNCYHFAAEKKNADEPTRAYSEDYHLGLWITGKRVEGSWAHPDEDSSFFELKACVYNILRRIGVTEGMIVTKNNENDILSRGLTIQNRGGKTLVEMGVMSMKLQKKMDIDNNVFFADLNWTALMKVIRKAKFEFKPISKYPAVSRDLALLLDKNVEFAQVEEIARQTDKKLLKRVELFDVYEGKNLPAGKKSYAVNFILQDEQNTLNDKQIDAIMKKLIANLKSKLSAELR from the coding sequence ATGAATATTTCTTACAAATGGCTTAAGGAATACGTTGACTTTGACTTGACACCACAACAGGTGTGCAATGCTCTGACTTCTACAGGACTTGAAGTTGACGCTCTTGAGGAAGTGCAAAGTATTAAAGGTGGATTGAAAGGATTGTATGTTGGTAAGGTTCTTACTTGTGACATACATCCGAACTCTGATCATCTTCATGTAACAACAGTTGACCTAGGTCACGAAAATCCTTCACAAATAGTTTGTGGAGCACCAAATGTGGCAGCAGGACAAAAGGTTATAGTAGCTGACTTAGGGTGTATATTATATGATGGAGATAACGAATTCGTTATTAAAAAATCAAAACTACGTGGAGTCGACAGTTTCGGTATGATTTGTGCCGAGGATGAAATAGGTGTTGGAAATGATCATGCAGGAATAATTGTACTGCCTGAAAATGCTGTTGTTGGACAGACAGCTGCTGAATATTATCATCTTGAAAGTGACTGGGTAATAGAAATAGACATTACTGCTAACCGCGCTGATGCTTTGTCTCACTATGGAGTGGCAAGGGATCTGTATGCTTGGTTGATACAGAATGGATATAAAACCAGTTTACATCGTCCTTCTTGTGATGCATTTAAGGTTGATAATAATGATATGCCTATTGGTGTCACTATAGAAAATAACGAGGCTTGTAAACGTTATGCATGTATAAGTATTACTGATTGTGATGTGAAGGAGAGCCCTAAATGGTTGCAGGATAAACTACGCGTGATAGGTTTGCGCCCTATTAATAATATAGTGGATATAACGAACTATATCATGATGGCTTACGGGCAACCAATGCATTGTTTTGATGCAGATATGGTAAAAGGGAATCAGATAGTGGTGCGTACACAACCTGAAGGTTCTAAATTCGTAACATTAGATGGCGAGGAACATACTCTTGGTTCTCATGATCTGAGTATATGCAATGCTGAAGAGCCAATGTGTATCGCAGGTATATTTGGAGGCAAGGGAAGTGGTACTTATGAAAATACTAAAAATGTAGTACTTGAAAGCGCTTATTTCCATCCTACATGGATTCGTAAGAGCGCAAGGCGTCATGGACTGAGTACAGATGCTTCGTTTAGGTTTGAGCGCGGAATTGATCCTAATGGCATAATATATGCACTGAAACAGGCTGCGATGTTGTGTAAGGAACTCGCCGGAGGTAAAGTGTCTATGAAGATAAAAGATGTATATCCAGAACCTTTACCAAATTATAGTGTAGATCTAAAGTATGATTATATTAATAATCTTATAGGTAAGGATTTATCTAAGGATACGATAAAAAGTATTGTTACTAGTCTTGAGATGAAAATTATAAGCGAAAGCGAGACTGATATGTTGCTAGATGTTCCTGCCTATCGTGTCGATGTGCAGCGTCCTTGTGATGTAGTAGAGGATATACTGCGTATTTATGGTTATAATAACGTGGAAATTCCTTCTCAGTTGAAAGGGTGCCTTGTTATAAAGGGTGAAGAGGATCATAAGCATAAACTTGAGAATATTGTAGGTGAGCAACTCGTGGGATGTGGATTCAATGAAATACTTAACAACTCTCTTACAAAAGCTGAATATTATGATGGAATAGATTCTTATCCAGCTGAGGCATGCGTGAAATTAATGAACCCGCTAAGTGCAGATTTAAGCGTTTTGAGGCAAACTCTTCTGTTTGGTGGATTAGAGAGTATTGTACGTAATGCTAATAGAAAGAATGCAAATTTGCGCTTCTTTGAATTTGGCAATTGTTATCATTTTGCAGCTGAAAAGAAAAATGCAGATGAGCCTACTCGTGCGTATAGTGAAGATTATCACTTGGGACTGTGGATAACAGGCAAGCGAGTGGAAGGTTCTTGGGCACATCCTGATGAGGATAGTTCTTTCTTTGAATTGAAAGCTTGTGTCTATAATATACTGCGTCGTATAGGAGTGACAGAAGGTATGATTGTAACAAAAAACAATGAAAATGATATTTTGTCTAGAGGATTAACTATACAAAACAGGGGTGGAAAAACTCTTGTTGAAATGGGCGTGATGAGCATGAAACTGCAGAAGAAAATGGATATAGACAACAATGTGTTCTTCGCAGATTTAAACTGGACTGCTCTTATGAAGGTTATACGTAAGGCTAAGTTTGAATTCAAACCAATAAGCAAGTATCCTGCAGTAAGCCGTGACTTGGCTCTTCTGCTTGATAAAAACGTAGAATTCGCTCAAGTAGAGGAAATAGCAAGACAGACAGACAAAAAACTACTTAAAAGAGTTGAACTGTTTGATGTCTATGAAGGCAAAAACCTACCTGCAGGAAAGAAAAGTTATGCTGTTAACTTCATATTGCAAGATGAACAGAATACACTAAATGACAAACAGATTGATGCTATTATGAAGAAACTAATAGCAAATTTGAAATCAAAACTTAGTGCAGAACTTAGATAA
- a CDS encoding cofactor-independent phosphoglycerate mutase → MKHIIILGDGMADHSVEKLGGKTLLQYANTPYMDMLARKGKTGRLVTIPDGFLPGSEVANTAILGYDLNSVYEGRGPLEAASIGYEMQSDDMAIRCNIVCLQDGKIKNHHGGHLKTSEGDMLIKYLDEHLGNEKIKFITGIQYRHLLVIKGGNKHLVCAPPHDHPNEHWRQLLVEPEEGYTDQTDAGRMSAKETADLINDLILKSQKLLAEHPFNKERASKGKDQANSIWPWSGGYRPQMDPISKKYPQVKSGSVISAVDLIRGIGHYAGLRNIIVEGATGLADTNYEGKAMAAIEALRHEDFVFLHIEASDEAGHDGDLPLKLKTIENLDRRIVGPIYEEVKQWQDDPVCIAVLPDHPTPVEIRTHVKEPVPFLIYYPGIEPDDVQVYDEQSTVSGSYGMLRLNQFMDTFMSIK, encoded by the coding sequence ATGAAACATATAATAATTTTGGGCGACGGCATGGCCGACCACTCTGTTGAAAAGCTGGGCGGTAAGACACTTCTTCAGTATGCCAACACCCCATATATGGACATGCTTGCCCGCAAAGGCAAGACAGGCCGCCTCGTTACTATACCCGACGGGTTCCTGCCTGGAAGTGAAGTAGCCAATACTGCAATTCTCGGATATGACCTCAATAGTGTATACGAAGGTCGCGGACCTCTTGAGGCCGCCAGCATAGGTTACGAGATGCAGTCTGATGATATGGCTATACGTTGTAATATTGTATGTCTCCAAGATGGAAAGATAAAGAACCATCACGGAGGCCACCTCAAAACCTCAGAAGGTGATATGCTTATCAAATATCTCGACGAGCACCTCGGCAATGAAAAGATCAAATTCATCACCGGCATACAGTATCGCCATCTTCTTGTTATTAAAGGTGGCAACAAGCACCTCGTATGCGCACCTCCGCATGATCACCCCAACGAGCATTGGAGACAACTACTGGTAGAACCCGAAGAAGGATATACAGATCAAACAGATGCAGGACGCATGTCTGCAAAAGAGACAGCCGATCTTATCAACGACTTAATATTAAAATCTCAGAAATTGCTTGCAGAGCATCCTTTTAATAAAGAACGCGCTAGCAAAGGCAAAGACCAAGCCAATTCTATATGGCCATGGAGCGGCGGTTACCGCCCGCAAATGGACCCGATAAGCAAAAAATATCCTCAGGTTAAGAGCGGTTCTGTAATTTCAGCCGTAGATCTCATCAGAGGTATCGGTCATTATGCCGGTCTTCGCAACATCATAGTAGAAGGAGCTACCGGATTAGCCGACACCAATTACGAAGGTAAAGCCATGGCTGCAATAGAAGCACTGCGTCACGAAGACTTTGTTTTTCTTCATATAGAAGCCAGCGACGAAGCAGGGCACGATGGAGATTTGCCTCTTAAACTGAAAACCATTGAGAATCTTGACCGTCGTATAGTAGGTCCTATTTACGAAGAAGTAAAACAATGGCAAGACGATCCGGTATGCATTGCCGTACTCCCCGATCATCCCACACCAGTCGAAATACGTACCCACGTCAAAGAACCGGTACCATTTCTTATCTACTATCCAGGCATAGAACCGGATGATGTACAAGTATATGATGAGCAGAGTACCGTCAGCGGCAGCTACGGCATGCTTCGCCTCAATCAGTTCATGGACACATTCATGTCTATAAAATAA
- a CDS encoding NAD(P)/FAD-dependent oxidoreductase, with protein MIKEYQIRVLPQVAASENVLTDYLAEENGLDARTVTKVRILKRSVDARQRTIYVNLKVRVYINEMPTDDEYVKTEYGDVSNGMRVLVIGEGPGGLFAALRLIELGLKPVILERGKDVHERKIDLSMITKTQKVDGESNYCFGEGGAGAYSDGKLFTRSKKRGSTEKILNVFCQHGASTSIMADAHPHIGTDKLPRVIENMRKTILESGGEVHFQTKMTRLTIQNDEVIGVESINLATGKEESYRGPVILATGHSARDVYRYLSEAKIEIEAKGLAVGVRLEHPVDLIDQIQYHNKQGRGKYLPAAEYSFVTQIDGRGVYSFCMCPGGFVIPAATDNQQIVVNGMSPSNRGTEWSNSGMVVELHPEDVDGDDVLKMMTMQEELERNCWQQGNMKQTAPAQRMADFVKGKLSYDLPKSSYAPGLVSSPLHFWLPDMVTKRLQKGFEKFGQMSRGFLTNEALLIAVETRTSSPVRILRDKETLQHVRIKGLFPCGEGAGYAGGIVSAGVDGERCAESMANYLRVSE; from the coding sequence ATGATTAAAGAATATCAAATAAGGGTGCTGCCTCAGGTGGCTGCCAGTGAAAATGTCTTGACAGATTATCTTGCTGAAGAGAATGGGCTTGATGCTCGTACGGTGACTAAAGTGAGAATATTGAAAAGAAGTGTTGATGCAAGGCAACGTACTATATATGTGAATCTGAAAGTCAGGGTGTATATTAATGAAATGCCTACTGATGATGAATATGTGAAGACTGAATATGGTGATGTGTCTAATGGAATGAGAGTACTTGTAATAGGTGAAGGTCCCGGTGGACTGTTTGCTGCGCTCAGATTAATTGAACTTGGACTGAAACCTGTAATTTTGGAGCGTGGAAAGGATGTACATGAACGCAAGATTGACTTGTCTATGATAACCAAGACCCAGAAGGTAGACGGTGAAAGCAATTACTGTTTCGGTGAGGGGGGCGCCGGTGCTTATTCTGATGGAAAACTTTTTACAAGAAGCAAGAAGCGTGGCAGTACTGAAAAAATACTTAATGTGTTTTGCCAGCATGGTGCTTCTACATCGATTATGGCTGATGCACATCCGCATATTGGTACGGACAAATTGCCAAGGGTAATAGAGAATATGCGTAAAACAATATTGGAATCAGGTGGAGAGGTGCACTTCCAAACTAAGATGACAAGGCTCACTATTCAAAATGATGAAGTTATAGGAGTGGAGTCTATTAATCTTGCAACTGGTAAGGAAGAATCGTATCGTGGTCCGGTTATATTGGCTACCGGTCATTCGGCAAGAGATGTATATCGTTATTTATCCGAGGCAAAAATAGAAATAGAGGCTAAGGGATTGGCAGTGGGTGTAAGGCTTGAGCATCCTGTTGATCTTATAGATCAAATACAATATCATAATAAACAGGGTAGAGGTAAGTATTTGCCTGCTGCCGAATACAGTTTCGTGACACAAATAGATGGTAGAGGGGTGTACTCTTTCTGTATGTGTCCGGGTGGATTCGTGATACCTGCAGCAACTGATAATCAGCAGATTGTAGTGAACGGAATGAGCCCGAGCAATCGTGGTACGGAATGGTCCAACAGTGGTATGGTTGTTGAACTGCATCCTGAAGATGTGGATGGCGACGATGTCCTAAAAATGATGACTATGCAGGAGGAACTGGAACGAAACTGTTGGCAGCAAGGTAATATGAAACAGACCGCACCTGCACAACGTATGGCTGACTTTGTAAAAGGTAAACTTAGCTATGATTTGCCTAAGAGCAGTTATGCACCAGGACTTGTAAGTAGTCCTCTTCATTTCTGGCTACCTGATATGGTGACAAAAAGACTGCAGAAAGGATTTGAAAAGTTTGGACAGATGAGTCGTGGATTCCTTACAAATGAGGCTTTGTTGATAGCTGTGGAAACCAGAACGTCATCTCCTGTAAGAATACTTAGGGACAAAGAGACCTTGCAGCATGTTCGTATAAAGGGGTTGTTCCCGTGTGGCGAGGGTGCCGGATATGCCGGTGGAATAGTATCTGCAGGTGTGGATGGCGAGAGATGTGCGGAATCAATGGCAAATTATTTGCGTGTATCTGAATAA
- the thrA gene encoding bifunctional aspartate kinase/homoserine dehydrogenase I: MKVLKFGGTSVGSVESILSLKEIVEKQTQPVIVVVSALGGITDKLISTSLLAVKGDSTYKSEFNAMVKRHHDMIDTIITDTDKRVQLFNTVDKMLEELSSIYHGVYLIHDLSPKTQDAIVSYGERISSNIVAKLIDGAQWFDSREFIKTEKKHGKHFLNSEVTNHLVHQTFNHIPKVSLVPGFISRDNNTGETTNLGRGGSDYTASIIAAALDAEQLEIWTDVDGFMTADPKVIHTAYTINELSYVEAMELCNFGAKVIYPPTIYPVCIKNIPILVKNTFNPEGEGSIIKKKIVNDTKVIKGISSISGTTLITVTGLSMVGVIGVNRRIFTALADNGISVFMVSQASSENSTSIGVKDSDSAEAIRVLDHEFAKEIATGAMFPMHAESGLATIAIVGENMKHTPGIAGKLFGTLGRSGISVIACAQGASETNISFVVDSKYLRKSLNVIHDSFFLSEYKVLNLFICGVGTVGGHLIEQIASQYEELKANSCLKLNVVGISSSHKAIYNREGLNLSDYRKQLNSSPESDSKKLCEEIINMNIFNSVFVDCTASKDIADLYQTFIEHNISIVAANKIAASSDYDSYTNLKQTALARGVKFRYETNVGAGLPIIGTINDLKNSGDKILKIEAVLSGTLNFIFNEISAEVPFSETVKRAKEQGYSEPDPRIDLSGKDVIRKLVILTREAGYKVEQDDVNKNLFVPDSFFKGTIEDFWNNLPSLDADFEKRRKKLETEGKHWRFVAKMDHGNTSVSLEAVDQKHPFYGLEGSNNIVMLTTERYKEYPMLIQGYGAGAGVTAAGVFANIMSIANI, encoded by the coding sequence ATGAAAGTATTAAAATTCGGCGGAACATCCGTAGGTTCCGTAGAAAGCATTCTAAGCTTAAAAGAAATCGTTGAGAAACAGACTCAACCAGTTATTGTCGTTGTAAGTGCATTAGGAGGCATTACCGACAAGCTAATTTCGACCTCCCTTCTGGCTGTAAAAGGTGATTCGACTTATAAGAGCGAATTCAATGCCATGGTAAAGCGACATCATGACATGATCGACACCATAATTACCGATACAGACAAGCGCGTTCAACTTTTCAACACTGTAGATAAAATGCTAGAAGAACTCAGCAGTATTTATCACGGTGTCTACCTCATTCACGACCTCAGTCCAAAGACCCAAGATGCCATCGTAAGTTACGGTGAGCGCATCAGCAGTAACATTGTAGCCAAGCTTATAGATGGGGCACAATGGTTCGACTCACGTGAATTCATCAAGACAGAAAAGAAGCACGGTAAACATTTCCTAAACAGCGAAGTCACCAATCATTTGGTACATCAGACATTCAATCACATTCCCAAAGTATCACTAGTTCCTGGCTTCATTAGCCGCGACAACAATACCGGCGAAACCACCAATCTTGGTCGTGGAGGAAGCGATTATACAGCTTCAATCATAGCAGCCGCACTTGATGCGGAGCAACTGGAGATATGGACAGATGTAGACGGTTTCATGACTGCCGACCCGAAAGTTATACACACAGCATATACAATCAACGAACTGAGTTATGTAGAAGCCATGGAGCTTTGCAACTTCGGTGCAAAAGTAATCTATCCTCCTACAATATATCCGGTTTGCATCAAGAATATTCCTATACTTGTAAAGAACACCTTCAATCCAGAAGGCGAAGGCTCTATTATCAAAAAGAAGATTGTCAACGACACAAAAGTTATCAAGGGAATATCAAGCATCAGCGGTACCACACTTATTACCGTTACAGGTCTCTCCATGGTCGGTGTCATCGGTGTCAACCGCCGCATCTTCACAGCCCTTGCCGATAATGGAATTTCTGTATTTATGGTGTCACAGGCATCTTCCGAAAACTCTACATCAATAGGCGTAAAAGATTCAGATTCTGCCGAAGCCATACGTGTACTCGACCATGAGTTTGCCAAAGAGATAGCCACTGGTGCTATGTTCCCTATGCATGCAGAGAGCGGACTTGCCACAATAGCCATTGTCGGTGAGAATATGAAACATACCCCGGGTATCGCAGGTAAATTATTTGGTACTCTTGGCCGTAGCGGTATCAGTGTTATCGCCTGCGCCCAAGGAGCTTCAGAGACAAACATCTCATTCGTTGTAGACTCTAAGTATCTGCGCAAATCATTAAATGTAATTCACGATTCATTCTTCTTGTCCGAGTATAAAGTACTCAATTTATTTATCTGCGGTGTCGGAACTGTTGGCGGACATCTCATCGAACAGATTGCATCACAGTATGAAGAACTAAAAGCCAATAGCTGCCTTAAACTTAATGTTGTAGGTATATCAAGCAGTCACAAAGCCATATACAACCGTGAAGGGCTCAACCTTAGTGACTATCGTAAGCAATTAAATTCTTCACCTGAAAGCGACTCTAAAAAACTGTGCGAGGAAATAATCAACATGAATATTTTCAACAGCGTTTTTGTAGACTGCACAGCCAGCAAAGACATTGCCGACCTATATCAAACATTCATTGAGCACAACATATCCATTGTTGCAGCCAACAAGATAGCAGCCTCAAGCGACTACGACAGCTACACGAACCTTAAACAGACAGCTCTGGCCCGTGGTGTAAAATTCCGCTACGAGACCAACGTTGGAGCCGGCCTTCCTATTATAGGAACCATCAACGATCTTAAGAATTCTGGTGATAAGATATTAAAGATTGAAGCCGTTCTTAGCGGTACGCTGAATTTCATATTCAATGAAATATCTGCCGAAGTTCCATTTTCAGAGACCGTAAAGCGCGCTAAAGAACAAGGATACAGTGAACCGGACCCACGTATAGACCTTAGTGGCAAAGACGTGATACGCAAACTCGTAATTCTTACACGCGAAGCAGGATATAAAGTTGAACAAGACGACGTAAATAAAAATCTTTTTGTACCCGATTCATTCTTTAAAGGAACGATAGAAGACTTCTGGAATAATCTGCCCAGTCTTGATGCAGACTTTGAGAAACGCCGCAAAAAATTAGAAACAGAAGGAAAGCATTGGCGCTTTGTTGCCAAAATGGATCACGGCAATACAAGTGTTTCACTTGAAGCAGTAGACCAGAAACATCCATTCTATGGTCTTGAAGGCTCAAACAACATAGTCATGCTGACCACAGAGCGTTACAAAGAATATCCAATGCTCATCCAGGGATATGGAGCCGGAGCCGGAGTTACAGCAGCCGGAGTCTTCGCCAACATTATGAGCATAGCCAACATATAA
- the thrC gene encoding threonine synthase, with product MKYYSTNKEAPLATLHEAVVKGLASDRGLYMPENIKKLPEEFFDNIQNMSFQEIAYTVADAFFGEDVDPESLKKIVYDTLSFDCPVVKVTDNIYSLELFHGPTLAFKDVGARFMARLLQYFIHQEGKEEVNVLVATSGDTGSAVANGFLGVEGIHVYVLYPKGKVSKIQESQFTTLGRNITAIEIDGVFDDCQALVKSAFMDEELNNHMKLTSANSINVARFLPQAFYYFNAYARMKAQGLADNLVVCVPSGNFGNITAGLFGHKMGLPIKRFIAANNSNDIFYKYLMTGKYEPKPSKQTIANAMDVGAPSNFARVYDLYKGNHDAITSYISGATYSDQQIRETMSECYKSTGYILDPHGTCGYRALKEGLKPGETGVFCETAHPAKFKDTVEPIINAKVEIPTRLAEFMKGIKKSIPMAKDFASFKTFLMRQ from the coding sequence ATGAAATACTATAGTACCAACAAAGAAGCACCCTTAGCAACACTCCACGAAGCTGTGGTTAAGGGACTGGCAAGCGATAGAGGTCTTTATATGCCTGAAAACATAAAGAAATTGCCTGAAGAATTTTTCGACAATATCCAGAACATGTCATTTCAGGAGATAGCATATACTGTAGCAGACGCCTTCTTCGGTGAAGACGTAGACCCCGAATCACTCAAAAAGATAGTATACGACACACTGTCATTCGACTGTCCGGTAGTAAAAGTCACCGACAATATATACAGTCTTGAACTGTTCCATGGTCCAACCCTCGCCTTCAAAGACGTAGGTGCACGCTTTATGGCCCGTCTGTTACAGTACTTTATCCATCAGGAAGGCAAAGAAGAAGTCAATGTACTCGTAGCTACCAGTGGTGACACAGGCTCAGCCGTAGCTAACGGGTTCCTAGGTGTAGAAGGCATTCATGTATATGTATTATATCCCAAAGGTAAAGTAAGCAAAATACAAGAGAGTCAGTTCACCACATTAGGCCGTAACATCACCGCCATAGAAATAGACGGAGTGTTCGACGACTGTCAGGCACTTGTCAAGAGTGCATTCATGGACGAAGAACTCAACAATCACATGAAACTGACATCAGCCAATTCCATCAATGTAGCGAGATTCCTGCCACAGGCATTCTATTACTTCAACGCCTATGCACGTATGAAAGCCCAAGGACTTGCCGATAACCTTGTAGTCTGCGTACCTAGTGGCAACTTCGGCAACATCACAGCCGGCCTCTTCGGTCACAAAATGGGCCTGCCGATCAAACGCTTCATAGCCGCCAACAATTCAAACGATATATTCTATAAGTATCTCATGACAGGCAAATACGAGCCGAAACCAAGCAAGCAGACCATTGCCAATGCCATGGACGTAGGTGCGCCAAGTAATTTTGCCCGTGTTTACGATCTATACAAAGGCAACCACGATGCCATCACATCATATATCAGCGGTGCTACATACAGCGACCAGCAGATACGCGAAACGATGTCAGAGTGCTACAAGTCTACAGGATATATACTCGATCCACACGGAACATGCGGTTACAGAGCATTAAAAGAAGGATTAAAACCAGGAGAAACAGGTGTTTTCTGTGAGACCGCCCATCCTGCTAAATTCAAAGATACAGTCGAACCTATCATAAATGCAAAAGTTGAAATACCAACACGCCTTGCCGAATTTATGAAAGGCATCAAAAAGAGTATTCCAATGGCCAAAGACTTTGCTTCGTTCAAAACATTTCTTATGAGACAGTAG
- a CDS encoding AAA family ATPase codes for MNTNSKFVITVNREFGSSGHKIGAILAEKLGVKMIDKEVLKGTAEKFNVSEDVIDKIEKRRPSWWEDFAKFYESFVEVNEYYTGVSTEITSRQLFVIESNIIKDIAAEESCVVIGRSAFDVFCDTPNTLKVFLHADIGVRIKTIMQKFKIGEDDARKMIEDNDYQRELFTKTFTGKDRYDARNYDVCLDVGELGVEETVKTILDLIKI; via the coding sequence ATGAATACTAATTCGAAATTTGTGATAACAGTGAACCGCGAATTTGGTTCTTCTGGACATAAAATAGGTGCGATATTGGCTGAAAAACTTGGAGTCAAGATGATTGACAAAGAGGTGCTGAAGGGAACGGCTGAAAAGTTTAATGTGTCGGAGGATGTAATAGATAAAATAGAAAAGCGAAGACCTTCCTGGTGGGAGGACTTCGCTAAGTTCTATGAATCGTTTGTGGAGGTAAATGAATATTATACAGGAGTTAGTACAGAAATAACATCCAGACAATTGTTCGTTATTGAATCGAATATAATTAAAGATATTGCTGCAGAAGAGTCGTGTGTGGTAATAGGTCGATCCGCCTTTGATGTATTCTGTGATACACCTAATACGCTAAAGGTGTTTCTTCATGCCGATATTGGCGTGAGGATAAAGACGATAATGCAGAAATTTAAAATTGGTGAGGACGATGCAAGGAAGATGATAGAAGATAATGATTATCAAAGAGAACTGTTTACAAAAACGTTTACAGGGAAAGACCGTTATGATGCGCGTAATTATGATGTCTGCCTTGATGTGGGTGAATTGGGAGTGGAAGAGACTGTAAAGACAATATTAGACCTTATAAAAATATAA